In Zingiber officinale cultivar Zhangliang chromosome 9B, Zo_v1.1, whole genome shotgun sequence, the genomic window CAAACAGTTCTCCTTTAGTATTTTCTTGGATATATAAGATATGCATCATATCAGTGATATATTGatcaatatattttaaaattgggATTCGACTTCTCAATCCTTTAGATTCTCATGTACAATTTATAATTGTGAATTTTAAGCATGAAGTAATAGTTTAGTAGAATAAAATAGTTTGAAAATCTTAATATTTATTCATTTTGGTTAGTTGATGGCCTTGGTTATTGGGATGCCATGATCAAGCAAGGCCTAAAatgatctcatatcaggcccaacgtgggcctgatatgataccatatcaggcccaatgtgggacTGATACATTGGGCATGATATTATACTATATAATATTGATCTTGTCGTAGAGGATAACTAATCATTTTGGTTTTTCAAGTGTACCGATGACCTTCACTAGAAGAGACGTTTCTTTGTTGCTTGGTATTACAGACGAAGAGTTTCGGTTCCGatcaattcaactaaagcatagggtgacctctttctaacttacttctcaaatAAAAAAGAAGCTACCAGATCAAGAATAGAAGAGTTGCTCAAATTTTATTGCAATCATGTTGAAGTAGATGATGATGTATTATTATtatgtaaattttatattttgtatatatttgtttgtatcttagtttcttctagtacatataaggtacTTTtaggtcttatagatatagtagatggtTTTGACCATCTTGGTAAATTCAACTGGGCTAAAGCCATCCATGAATTTATAGttccacaattacctaagattagagatatattttcatcaactcacaaaatacactccaacaccaaccacccttacctaaagggatttgctgtCTTTTGGCAGTGAATTTATTTTTTATGGTAAATTTGATAACATTTTGCGGATATCTATAAATATGTAACACTTATGATGATGAAGCAAGCATGATTTTTAGAgtatgttccaatccaaaaaatATACAATATTGAAGGTGCAAGAATAATAAAgtgaaggaatattccttcacatattattAAGGTGAGGGCTTTGTCTGACTGAGTTTTATTTGAAGAGGTAATATTGAAGACTATCACCTATTAGGTTAATATGTAGTTTTTAACATTTGTTTTTATAATTTGACAGGTTATCATTGAACTAATTCCTATCCAATATGAAAAagcattggttgagaaccttgatTTTGTTGATGGCATTCCACGTCCAATGGAGATATCACAATTTGATGACACCGAAGTAGGAAGGCAAAGTAATAAAGAATGTTTTAACTGCATTATTTAAGCAAACCAAATAAAGGAGCTAATAATTGAGAACATTCATTTGAATGATagggtgaaagaattacttgaaaatcttttttaaaaaaataattttaaaaatcttttaaaaattcttttaaaaaatctcttaaaatcctttaaaaattcttttaaaaaatcattttaaaaattcttttaaattttttttaaaaatcttttaaatatttaaaaaaattattttaaaaatatcttaaaaatattttaaaaatcttttttaaaaaataattttaaaaatatcttaaaaatccttttaaaaatattttaaaacttagtttcaaaattatttgaaaaatctttattttctaaagactaattaatttcaatcaaagtatcaattattttaatttcaaaattcaaattcattatCTATAATcttttaattctcaaatcatatttttaaatttggattgcaaactcaattaatttgtaacatattttaaaatgaaaaatcattgaaaatacaaatttatatgacaatatatttaaatagtgataaagttaaattaattccatctcacactcactcattaGCTAAACAagtttgataacctagaatgggtgagatggaaaattagaaatatatatTATGTTTCTTTCATGCTTGGATTCTAGGACCCTAAGGACttattttggcattaattaagggggagtgagtgaagtcaagctaagtttctttaaaataaattgtgtggttttaattattttttaaaaacttaaactctttgaaaaaaaaattaaagcaaatccattttaattaagctttaaacCTTTCATCATCTTATacttaaaactctttttaaaacaaAGTTATTTTCATAAAGCTACATAAAGTTCCTTTTggcaatattattttcaaaaaaaattgctaagtatttttgcatttttaatttatctaagtaCCTTTCAAAACAATCATCTTCAAAGCTGAAGTTTCTTTTCggctaagtatttttttcaaaaaagctTCTTGaacttaacaaaatatttttcaaaagcttttcaaaatttagctaagtatttttttttaaaaaaaagggtcTTTCAAAACTATTATTTACATGAAAACAATTTTACATGAAAGTCAAAACAATTTCtcttagctaaaagttttacaaaattattagttattagttacttttcaaagtcaaaataattttctcttagcTAAAAGCTTTACATGAAAGTTTACTCTAGCAAGGCCAAgtgttttatcaaaatctttaaaaaaaaatcagttttaaaaacaacaattattttcaaaagccttataaattgagctaagtatttttcaaaagaatttcaaaTTTAGTTACATATTTTTAAActttagcttttcaaatttaactaagtttttttaagcAAAGGATTTGACTATATTTTTATGACAAAATCCTTTTTaaactaagtacttaatcaaatttttatcaaaatctaagtacttaactatgctacccttcagggggagcttaaaattaaatagaatatttttctctctcttcttaattattttttatttatgtcaaagggggagagaaaagtcaaagttaagaaatcaagaaattaaacataatgaaagggggagcataagctttaaattttatttatgcattgatgctcatggttaacttccgttatttattcctttatttaatgttatgttttacttaactttgaaccaaggttgtcataatcaagaagggggagattgttggtgtagtgagcaccagatgatcgaacctgagttttgattatggcaaagagttcaaagttaagctgtggtgttatctaacaaggttcatggagcttgcaggaaagtcctaagtgatacttagacaaaagtcctagctgcggttaggcaaggtgaaaaccctagggggtggtaaccctaggtcctagggggcggtaaccctaggtggaggaaaatcctaagggggggtaaccttaggtcttagggggtggtaaccctaggtggagaaaaatcctaggggcggtaaccctatgtgaaaagtccagtcggtctggaggaccggactggcatcaggtaatctctcctgaggggagtaggtgaggacgcgttccccggaagagggaacagtaggcgtcggttagacctagggtttccggtaggaaatccgaagtcagaaccggacgatctggagactgtcaaaatattctATTCATAGTATTgctttgtgctaactttgtttttcagggtatttttgggactaacatactttgcaggtacaaaagagtaccttaagcctcggatgaacagtgtttgaggcgcctccatggagcttggaggcgcctcgggtgcagaatGTGAGCTGGCCATGAagcagtgctggaggcaccttggatggagCTGGAGacaccttggaccaaggcttggaggcgccttggaatggcttgaaggcaccttcaagctgatAAGGTGCGACGAGTTCAACAGTGATCCACGCAGGTGACTCGGAGtcctagaggcgccttggatggtcttggaggcgcctccaataggcttTAAAAGGAGGCTTCGAACAGCAGGTTGAATCAACAATTAATAAAGCTATCCTTTGACTTTTGGCTGCTCAAGAGACGTCCCTGAAGTGTTGTAGCTACGCCCCGACAACCAGGAGCTGCGTTTCTActattctttgttgtcggtatcatTATTTCTAAGTACTCTTAGTTGTAATATTAAATTGTACTGAATTTACgatactatagttgttgcccaccgaaagcgatcaacgatcgcgggccttggagtaggagtcgtcacaggctccgaaccaagtaactcattgtgtctctctgtgtgattattttatttccgctgctaactctcgaacgttttacgattctgaaacgagtgaaagccacgagcgctattcccccccccccccctcccctctagcacttctcgatccaacaagtccTTGATTTTTTCTGAACATACTGATCAAAATGATTAGCATACTAACACTTCAATGTTACACTTCATGTTCTAAAACAGCTTGGAGTTCTGGAATGACTAATTCCATTCCTGGATTTCCTAGTTCATAAATTTTGATTACTGCCTTTATACCAGCCTCCAACATTTTGCTTCATTTATAGATAATCCTTACACTTTCTACAGCTCTCACTTGTGTACAGCAATCCAGTAGTAGAATAAAGTTCAGCAACATTCTGCTTCTTGCATTTCTCCTTGAAAGCAATTGGATTGGAGAGAAAGAAACACCaaataataataagaagaaaGCAAGAGCTTCACTTAAACTTCTTCTGATTAAAGGTTTGCAAGAAAACTTAGCACAAACTATCAATGACACAATGTCTCTGTATAAACGTCACTACGAATCATGACACTTGATTCTCCAAAAACCTCCTTAACTTTATCTGGATCTCAACTAGTTCAGCGTTACAACACTTTCATCTCACACCATAGATGCAACAAGTGTTAGAAAATGGAAGCATAATACCTCCCAACAACAACTACATATCACCCATTCAGATGTGTATTTCCAAAGCCAATGTCAACCAAAGGAGAACTCAAAAACATTGAAGCTGCCCTAAAGAGTTTCAGAATTTCAGAACCTAGCATCATTTATGCAATCTGGGTTATTATTGGTTCTCTTCTATATGTTGCCAATTATCTAAAAACCACATCTTGTTTCCATTCACAATGACCAGCAATACATTTAGAAATTTAGTTCTCTTATGGACACTgcaagaaaatcctcattcaacaacactcaaacaacaacggttttataccaaatcgttatttttttgccttttaacaatggttttaacaaaaaccgttgtcttttaacaatttttttggcctacgacaacggtttttaaaaccgttgtctatttatgctttttttgggttacgacaacagtttttaaaggctacgacaacggtttctgaaaactgttgtctatgtgcactttttttttgtgattacgacaacggtttttgaaaaccgttgtctattaagtgttgttgaatatcGTTGTTTTTTCTTTCGCCGCTTTTTCTCCTTCGTAATGTTTTGCCGCTgcattttttctttccctctctccgaaattttttgccgccgcattccacCCCTTTACCTTCTTTATCCCTAAGCATTCCCCCCTCTACTGCCCCGATGAGCTCTTCTTCATCCTGTAAGAGGAAAGAGGAAGGAAGAATGAATCTGCGCTTCTTTTGTTGTCTTCTCTTCTTCATCCTGGAAGATGACGCGAAGGGCATAGGGGCATTTAGGGTGTCGATTAGGGATTCCGTTCTGGTCgtcgtctcctcctcctcctccttatcATCTTCATCAACAAATCCATCAATTCGTCCTCACCGTCGCGGCCGACGAGCATGCAGAGGAGAGACCCCAGTCGGTTACAGGCCAGGGAGTCACCAACGAGGCAAGGTGCTTGTGGTTAAACCATAAAACCCTAACATTATCACATCCGCGTCTGCAGGCCAGAAATAATGCACCTAAATTGTGGCTCAGCCGACGCCAATGTACACGATTTTCTACCACGGCATTTGGCAAATGCTCAAAGGAGCCAAAAGGTAAGATCAAATCACCAATCCTTCTCTATTGGCACGGTAAGCCAAGATCTTGCCTTCTCCAGTTCCCACAACGCCATGACGCTCGCCCTTCCAGTCGCGCTTGGCTCTCTACTCATTGGTGCAACCCCAGTAAGGTTCAAACAAACCCAAGCGTCGGTAGCTGCACTTGGGATCCAGTCTCCGTCTTCTCCTCTTTCGCCTCCGTCGACTGGGTGAAGGTCACCGACGGCGAGTTCTTCCAAACTGACTCCAGGTCGATCATGCCCTTCGACGGTAACGCCTGTCGCGtcctcttcctttttccttattctCCAATTGAATTCCTGCCCTAATCAACCTCTATGGCGGTGCCGGTGGCTGCAGGCGTGTGCAATTTGTGCAACAGTGGAGTCAGATTTGTTCGCGACAATGATCGCAACAGGTCTCATGGTCCTCTCCGTTTTCTTCTTCGTTTTCCCCCTTTTCTTAGATGGTAATTTTTTCGGGTATTCGGTCGTCaagaacaatttttttttccattgaaCTATTTCTTCTATGCAAAATGATTAGGAACGAGGCGCTTCAGAGTGAATCTGGTAGGAAACTTCTGCAAAGATCGGGAGATCATCCGACGATATTTCCAGTGTAGTACTTGTCGAAAAAGACAGGTACACCGTCTCAGTTTCTCTCTGCTATTACGTTGTTCTTTGATGGCCTTTGTCAGTTAAAACAAGCTGATATCGATGATTTGAATTTGTTGGGTTATTGAGGTTGACATTATCATAAGAAATAGTTCACACCCCAATAAGAGTGTTCTAATTTGTTGATGTTATTCACCCACCAAAAAGCCACGCTGTGAAACAATATCTCCCACAGGGAAGGCAATACACCAAACATCTTGTGTAACAGTAACGACAACCTCCTTGACAAGCATAAACAACCATAGATACTCTTGTGATTATTTATGGTTGTTTATTGTTGCTAGAATATCCAAGCCAATCATAGATACCTAGACATGCCTTGCTTTAATTCTATAGTAATGAAGCTCTTATCTGTACATGACTCCTCTCTCAACAGCGTTTGAGGAATAAATGAAAAACTTCACCTCATGTTTCAAGAGACAATCCTTATCTATGGTTTCCAATAGTTTCTTAGGTTGTCTAAATGTTTTTCTCATTTTGTAGTATACGCTTGTATCTATTTGAGgaataaataaaatttcaaacaTAGAAATGCAGTGGTGGGAATCATGCAAGGAAGTGAGGCATTGCCTAGAGTCAGACTCAAGTATTTAGTTCTCTACAATTTATGCTAATTACTTTCCTATAGCAGACTCAATGTTCTGTTATATTTATTGTTCctgatttatttttcttcatCGAACATTTTGCTCTCAGGTTGTCAATGCTATAAAGTCCCAGCCGAAGCTTCTTAGCAAAATTGATGAAGTGGTCTCTCATTTCCTGAATATAGTGCAAACTATGCATGAACGATGCAACTCTTCTTTAGAGGTTTTATTTCTCaatcttagaattatttttttttagaaaaaaatctaagttttcttttgttttgatcTATATAAATGGAATCTTCTTCAGTTGTTGATTGATATACAACTGGGTTTACATATTAGAATTGAACTGGGTTTACATCTCATGTTCTATTACAAATGGAGTCTCACTcatgttttataaaataaaaataaaaaagaattaaatTGGGTTTGCATCTTAGAATTGATATACTATGTGGTTACTCAGgtgttttttaaagttaaaacctTTTTATGCGTTAAGGAAACTGTTCTATAAGGAAACTGTCAGACTTGAAAGAGTCCTACCGTCCAGTCTCAATAGATTATATTCTACAAGTATGAATCtttggaaaacttaaaaaatacttAATTGTTTAGATTAAAATAGCAAGTTGTACATTCAGGGATGGTACCCCGTAATCATTCTTTAAGTTGGGAAAGCCTGTTCATGGAGCATGGTttcactataagtaatatcattatTTATAATATCATTTCAGAGTAAATTTTGTGTTTCTTGTTTTTAGGCTCATGGAGCATGGTTTCCTCCTTGGCTTGCTACTCACGCCAATTACTATAAGGTGATTGTCTTAGAAATTTAGATGGAGTGTTAGAGAGATACCATATACATGTTAAGAGACTCCaatatgtctttgatatgtgccTTTCAGGAACTTGCAACAACTCACTGGAAGGAGCATGGACAACCTGTACTAGATGTCTTACTTCAAAAGGTACTAATTTTTCACCAgtactattttttttctattgaattTGCTTGTCAGTTCTTGCTTTATCACCATGAATGCATGTCACATATTATCTTACAATTTTAGTTTAATCTTGCATTGTACTTATCAATTTTGTGAAAACGTTTCTCAAGGTATCAGAGAAATCGATTCAAGCACAACAATTTATGGAACCACATTTTGAATCTTCCAAAGTTGTAAGTGGGCAACCAATGACTATTTTCAGTATCTGAATTATGTTAATTATTCATATATTTCAATGTTGCTTGATTGGCAATCCATAAGCAAATTATATAAATTTGGTTTAATTTGCATTTGGCTTTGGTTTGGATTATATGTCAGTTTACTACTTTATCGACTTTCTTTTAAGGTAGTTGATATTTTAGGCAGGATTTATTATGTTTCTAAATTATTTCGTTTCCTTGAATTTCTGAAGAAATGGATGTTTCTTGTGTCAATCACTGAACCTTATGTGCAAACTGTGTCAAGTAAAGCAGTGGAAGTTTATCACACATCTAAGAGTGCCATGTCCAGCCACATAGCCAAAGTACAAAGAAATTTCAGATCCTTATTTCCAGGTACTCATGCTATTATTTCAACTAGGATGCATATATAGACATGCCTCTGTATCAATTTGTCATTACatgttctatttttttgtttgttGATACACCGTACTATGCAAATTTCCATACCTTGTATCAGGCTGCCAAGAGATTTTCTCAACCATATGTAAAACAATTTGCTACTATTACCAAACCACATGTTGAAAAGGTGCGAGTTGCTTTTAGTCCCTATAGTGACTGTGATTCATGCTAATGGAAAATTTCTTGAATCAGCCATAACTTATCACCAGCAGGTAATTTCTGCTTACAACAATTCATACTGTTTTATTTAATTCGTTGTTGTTAAAAAAATGACTGCTTACCAAAAAAGGTAATCTTATTTGCTTAGCATAGACACATTCGCATTCCGTAAAATGGGCTATAATGAACTGAAATTGCAATTTTGTTTATATATTTGCTTGTTTGTGTGGTTTATAGTGTCTTAATCAGAATTTAAGCTTAATTTAACCTAGATACTGGGGTTTTCTTTCTACTAATCATCTTATTAAATTAGCAATAATTTATGAGAATAAGAGTTATAAGACGAGCAAACAAGTACCTTAACAAGATAATGTTCCTTCTCACTTACCCAAGGGCATTTCCAATATCTGGGATCTTTCATgatctatttattttatatacTTCATTTAGTGCAATAGGGGATAAAATGAGTTAATTTATTGAATGTACCCATGGCCATAATCACCACCAATTCCATGTTTTTTAATCATATATATTGTAAGGCAATATCATATtagatgatgaatcaaattattcTCTTCTTGAAACCTCTCTTCTTTTCATGTTATATgttctcttctattttttttttttggtgctttGCTCACATACTTTGCTTGTCAAAAATCTAGAATGTTGGAAAAGATTGACATGGAAGAATCAGCAAGTGAAaaagaggagtccaatgaaattctacaagttgaagattttgatggggcttgagttgacaataattacttgta contains:
- the LOC122022450 gene encoding uncharacterized protein LOC122022450 yields the protein MIATGLMVLSVFFFVFPLFLDGTRRFRVNLVGNFCKDREIIRRYFQCSTCRKRQVVNAIKSQPKLLSKIDEVVSHFLNIVQTMHERCNSSLEAHGAWFPPWLATHANYYKELATTHWKEHGQPVLDVLLQKVSEKSIQAQQFMEPHFESSKVKWMFLVSITEPYVQTVSSKAVEVYHTSKSAMSSHIAKVQRNFRSLFPGCQEIFSTICKTICYYYQTTC